CATGATTCTTATCATATGTAATCTATTTTTATTCTAATATGTCTTCTGTAGTTCACATGCTGTTATTTcataagtgttcttatgttttcGTATGTGCTTTTGAAACCATTGTTGACCTACTTGTAGGGTCTTACCCTCCATATTTGAGCTATGCATTTTAATGTTTCTTGGACATTATTTTAGCATTTCAACTCAACTGGCATTCATGATATGGCAAATATAAATGTGTTTCCTCTAGGCAGAACTATCTACATGGCTATCACAATGCGAATACAGTTTATGAATGCATATTCTCATTGGCATTGTACAGTTATTAATTCTATAGCATATACATATTATTATGTTCTtattaaattgttataattGACCTAGCCCTATTATATTTGTTCATATGCTGTACATTTTTACCAAGTATTGTTACTTGTTTCCAGGCTGCAGGTATTCCAAAGAAACTTGCTCCTACAATTGGAATAGCTGTTGATCATCGCAGAAGGAACCGTTCTTTGGAGAGCCTACAGGCCAACGTTCAGAGGCTGAAAACCTACAAGGCTAAGTTGGTTGTCTTCCCAAGACGTGCTCGCAAATTCAAGGTAATTGTGATTTGCATAGATAGTCATTCATCACATATAGTTACTCCATTTACATTATTAAAATTTCCCTTCACACTTGGTGCAGGCTGGTGATTCGGCGCCCGAGGAGCTGGGAACAGCAACTCAAGTACAAGGGGAATTCATGCCAATTGTACGTGAAAAGCCATCTGTGGAGCTTGTTAAGGTCACTGATGAGATGAAGTCATTCAAGGCATATGACAAGCTGCGCATTGAACGAATGAACAAGCGGCATGCTGGTGCCAGGATGAAGAAGGCTGCAGAGgctgagaaagaagaaaagaagtagGAAATGTAACCTTTGTCAATTAGCATTCAGAGTTGATGTTGGTCTACTTTTTTCAATATCTGCATGATTCTGTTTATTGGAAATTTTCTCAAATACATTAGTCATTTTTAGCCTTCGGAATGTTAAGTTTCTATGGTATACAGCATGGTAAAACTTGTATTCATTTTAGTTTTTGGATCACTGTGTTGAATTCAGTCGATTTTGACATAGTTTAATCTATATgataatcattttaaaaattattatataaaaaattacaggGTGCAATTGTggccttttttttataaaagaaagtAATAAGCAATTACGAAAAGGATATGGTGATTTGTCTTGGTTTGAAACCTCAAAAGCTTAGAGCTGAGGATGCCTATTTCTTCCAACCATATGTTTTTTCTATTAcaatgacgttttaataaaaataaaaataaagatattttaatagatttttaaatatatataatttaatttattattattaataatatttaaaaattaaatcataaattttctaaaaaaaagtttttatggatgataataattttgtttattttattttttaataagttaatttaataaaaacttcatgtgttcttaattttatttaatttttttaagttcaATTCAATTCGTAAAACTGGttatatttagataaaatttatcTAGGAAAGAATTCATCGTGATTCGTGCATTTTGTTTTGATGAAACGTGAATCAaccatttttaataatattatttacaaTTTGAGCAATACTTGTGACAAATATAATTTGTatatattatctaaaattataatatattaatttatatataaaatatatatataaatttggtgGAAGACCAATTTGCTTCGAGGCCTTTGATAGTCTCATCCCATTTGGTTGTCATCTACCAGTTTGCAATTTTCTTTTGCTTGCCTTTCTATGtgggaaaaattaaaaagaaaatctgTTGTTATTCACTGTTCTTAGAAGTTCAGCCTCTTGCTCTGCTATTTTTCTTCTATGCAGTATTGTCTCTCTCTGTATTCGAGGATAAACAAAAGGAAAGTGGAATAGAAACATGCAAAGCACCGCATGCGCACGGGAGTAGCGATTCTCTGTTTCGTAGTACTGATGATTGTCACTCCTGCCATTCCTCAATCTCAAGGATACCACGATTTCGCTGATAAACGCCAATTCTTTGGTGATTCAACATAACCCATTTCTTTTCTAACTCTTTCTCTTTATTGTAGTCTCGCAATAAATAGCTTCCACTTGGGTACTGAACAGAGTTTCGTTTCTTTGTTGGTCGAGAATGGAGCAAAGCGAGAAAGAATTCgaagaaatttaatttattttcagctCCCAATAcgtttatttttatgtatatgcaagttgagttGCTGAGTATTCAGCTTTTGTCTGCATTTATTTCTGGGTTGAGTCATATATTTATGTTGTTGGGTTGCAATTGATTTCTAATCATTGTTGGTTTACTATAATCTTTGATTCAGGAACACCCAATACTCTGAATGTGGTTTCAAATCTTCCTTTCCTTTTTATTGGTGTGATTGGATTTGTTCTTTGCCATCATGGGAATTATTTTAAGCTGAGTATGGAGTATGTCATTTTTGTTTAATCCAATTTATCAATTACCCTAGAGTAAAGATTATGTAATTTCTATGTATTTTGAGGCAGTTAATTGTGTATGTGTTTAAAATTTTCTGTGAACTTTAAAAAGCCTGGAAGGTGAGCTTTGGGGTTACATGTTTTTTCCTTGTTGTGGCTGCTGTTGCTTTTGGCTCTGGATACTACCATCTCAAGCCTGATGATGCTCGGCTTGTGTGGGATCGCCTGCCGGTGAGTTCTTCTGCTTGTTTCATATACGAAAAAggatcacttttttttttttttcttttcatctctttGCTTGTGTTGTTGGGTAACGTTGCAGATGACTGTTGCATTCACATCACGTATTGCAATTTTTATCATTGAAAGGATTGATGAGAGAAAAGGCACAATATCCATTTTACCTCTAGTATTGGCTGGTATTACAAGCATTGTGTATTGGAGGCAAGTACCCTGTATTTTTCCTTACAATTCTTTTTGCTGGCTGGAATTTAATTTTGTCAATCGGATTTTCTCTGTATGGTGATGATTACTTTCTCTAgaatggaaaaagaaaaaaggaagaaaacctAATTCTTACTAATTTTACTTAGAATATCATGGGCAAATACCTGTTGAAGGTGTTCCTAGGTGTAAGGGAGAGAGCAATTTTGATGAAAATTTTCCTTAATGGTTATATATACTGGACTATGGTACACCCTTATTCTCTGTATCCCTCCTACAAAGCTGTCCCTGGGTTGGGGTGACAGGCAGGTTTTAAAAGTGGGGTTTAAATCATCCTGATGCAGTCATGCCTTATGAAGATTTCTTTAACTAGATTAGGTCTACACTTCATCTTGGGGCATGTCTATCCTTTAATAGACAAGAATTAGAGCCTCTGACCGGCATAACAGACAAGATTGTCCACACTCCATACAGGTTTTGTAAGGACCTCCGCCCATATGCACTAGTCCAGTTTGTTCCTTGCATTGCCATTCCATTCATGGCTATCTTGTTGCCTCCAATGTATACACATTCTGCATATTGGCTTTGGGCACAGGTTTGTGTTTTCCGTTCAGCCAGTTCCACTGTTGCATTCATAACACACTGTAGTACTTCTGGAATGTGGAATATCTACTATACATCTATGCCCACTTTTTCAGGATTTTACCTTTTAGCTAAAGTGGAAGAAGCAGCGGATAAACCAATTTACAAATGGACTCATCACTTTGTCAGCGGGCACACTCTCAAGCATTTATGTGCTCCAACGCTTCCAGTCTTCTTGACACTTATGCTTGGAAAGAGGAGTATTGAAGCAGAaaggttttttttcttttggctgTTTTTTCCTCCAACATGCAGTTGTCTAGAATTATGATCAGAGATGGTATTGGCATAGACATGGGAAAGCCctgtaatagaaaaaatattaatagatcAAGTGAGATTCAATTTTTGTTAAAAGGCAACGTTAATAGAAAGAAAATGCAATACTATCAGTTTTGTAGCTTGAGAAAGCTAGATTAGATGTAGGAGTCCATAAGATAATCTTCATTTATTCTGTTATCAACTTTCTATGGCAGAAAATCAAAACACGAACGATTAACTAGCCGCTTTCCTTATGCAATACACTGCCCAGATTCTCTTTTACTAAATTTCTTGCTTTCTCCTAGTGTAGTTCTAGTCATAGATGATATGCTTCACTGTTacctatatatgtatattttactgtgacattttttttttatatcatctGCCTTCTACCTTCTAGAGCAGTCTATTTTTCGTTTTCTTTTTTATGAGAGCATTTTAATTCCCTAAACTTGTATTATTTGATATAAAGGGTGTCTGTTTGATGCATCTGCAATGCGTCTTTTTCAATGCAGGTTAAGTCTCCACGAGAAAGTGGAAGATTTCATGGACAGAGGTGAAAGAAAATGGTGAGAAAATTGAAGTTTTACTTGAAATATTAGAGTGTACCAGTTGCAGAGATACCTTAAATCTTACAAACTAATATCATTCAGTGAAATTTGTAATttgaaattattgattttttaaaataaattatatttattcattttataatttgaaaaatatgacTATTTCTCTAGAatgtattatatttttattgttaatattttataaactaaatttgtaattatcaaatatttataaCCAAGTTTTTCCTCCCATTTCcaattttatatatgttatatAGATACCCAAATGCATGCAAACTCTGGCAGTGATATATTCTTTTGtaagaattattaaaatattcttgtattttataaaaattaaaattttgaatatttttatttagaaaactCTTATTCACTCTAATTAtctacattgtttaacttttataattttaaattcatattatttaatttttttaaatcaaatagacAGTTAACTAATGTTTTttcataaaagaattaaatagtttagtattataaaatataCAGACAATTATTAATTgagtgaatttaaaataaaaataaataagtaaatttcaTAAAACCTCAAACAcgttaagtaatttttttaaaaatctttttcCCACGTAAAGTCGTATTATGAACACTTTCCTAGTTCGTTGTGGAAAGCatgcaaaaataatattttaaaattttagtgctTAATTTCGTGCTTCACATTTTGTTTGGCCACAGTTTTAGGCACCTTTGCCCTCAATACACGCTGTGTAAAATCTTCTTATTTTggcattcaaataattttttaaaggaaGAGATATGCAATTATGAAAATttcccatatatatatatatatatatatatatattacagccaagaagaagaagaaaaaaaaaaaaaaaaagagctgaAGCGCTTCTGTGTTCAGAAATGAAGAGATTCACCATTCTCTTTCCATTTTCTCTGAAATGCATTGTCCTCTTGCTCTTCATGCAGCTGAGCTTGGAAACTACTCCCTCTAATATTGATGCTGTAACCACGGGTGGTGGGAATGAAACCGATCATCTTGCTTTATTAGAATTCAAGGCAAAGATTGTACATGACCCTCAAAATGTCATGAGGTCATGGAATGATTCTGCCCATTTCTGTAATTGGCAAGGTGTCGTATGTGGTCTCAAGCACAGAAGAGTTACCATTCTTAATCTTGAAGATAAAGGCTTGGTGGGTTCTTTGTCTCCTTATATAGGAAACATGAGTTTCCTTAGGCAGATAAGACTCCGCAACAATAGCCTCCAAGGAAAAATCCCAGCTGAAGTTGGTCGCTTGTTTAGGCTACAAGCTTTTGATCTGTATTACAACCATGTTGAAGGGAAAATTCCATGGAACTTGTCCCTCTGTTCAAACCTCAGGCTGTTGTTCTTAGAAAACAACAAGCTAGAAGGACAAATTCCAACTGAGCTTGCAAACTTGCGTAAGCTTTGGGTACTTGACCTCGGTGTAAACTATTTGACTGGCGGCCTTCCACCTTCTATCGCGAACATGAGCTTGTTGGAAATGTTGGCTGTCCCTAACAATTTTCTTACTGGAAGTATTCCAGATGTCCTGGGGCAACTAAGTCACTTGTCCACGATCGGACTTGCATTGAACAATTTCTCAGGTATCATCCCTCCATGCATGTATAATATTTCGTCCATCAAAATTTTCTCTGTGGCTTTTAATTCGCTTCATGGAAGTGTTCCATCAGACATTGGAATCCTCCTACCGCACCTACAGTGGTTTGGACTGGGCTATAACTACTTCAGTGGATCAATTCCACTGTCAATATCCAACGCTTCAGAACTTCAAGTATTGACTTTGACAAGAAACAATTTCAATGGAGAAGTTCTTGTCCAGTTTGGACTACTCAAACAGTTgcgaattttatttttagcagGCAACAATTTCAATGGTGGTTTACAATTCATCGCATCTATGGCAAACTGTAGCAGTTTGATATATTTGGATTTATCCCATAGTCAGTTTACAGGAGCATTGCCTAATTCGGTTGCCAATCTCTCTTCTAATCTTCGATTTCTAGCAATTGCAGATAATCGAATATCAGGTAGCCTCCCCCTAGGCTTATTTGATCTTGTTAACTTACCAAGAATAATCTTGCAAAGAAATCAAATTACAGGAGCTATTCCTACTGAAATCGGTAAGCTGCAGAAACTACAGGAACTCTTTCTTGATCGAAATAGATTATCTGGAAAAATTCCTTCATCTATTGGAAACTTATCATTCTTGATTAATCTTCAATTGGACACTAACATGTTAGAAGGCAATATCCCGTCTAGCTTAGGCAATTGTCGTAACTTACTACGGCTAGGTCTTTCTAGGAATAATTTAACTGGGTTCATACCAAAACAACTTTTTCCTATTGCTTCCATGTTAATTTCCATATCTCTGTTTCAAAATCATTTGGTTGGACCCCTCCCTTTGGAAATTGgcaatttattcaatttgaatGAACTGAATATTTCCCAAAACATGTTGTCTGGAGAAATTCCAAGTAATCTCGGTCAGTGTCGTAGCCTTGAGTTCCTTTTCATGGAGAACAACAATTTTCAAGGTGCCATACCCATGTCATTGGAATCATTAAAAGGCCTTAgacaatttgatctttctaatAATAACATGTCTGGTCCAATTCCAAAGTATTTAGGGAAACTTGCCTtggaatatttgaatttttctttcaacaatCTTGAGGGTGAGGTTCCAACGGAAGGTGTTTTTGCAAATATGAGTTCGATATCACTTGAAGGTAACAAGATGGTTTGTGGGGGCATTCAAGAACTACGTCTGCCAAGATGTAGTTTCGAAGTAtcgaagaaaagaaaattacgTCAAGTAATTCAAGTAGCTGTCATCACAATTCCATGCATTCTTGGTGTGCTCATTTTGTCAGCCTCCTTGTGCTGTTGGTTCAAAAGGCAGAAAAGGATGCAATCTCCGAGCTCATTGGAACTAAAATCATTTCCAAAACTTTCTTATCAAAAGATTCTCAAGGCAACTGATGGGTTTTCGACAGCAAATTTGCTTGGTGCTGGTAGTTTCGGATCTGTCTACAAAGGCACCCTTGAGGAGGATGGAGTCATCATTGCAGTAAAAGTACTCAACCCTCAACGGAGAGGagctgcaaaaagtttcaaggcTGAGTGCAAGGTCTTGCAAAACATCCGTCATCGTAATCTTGTAAGGACCATCACTTCTTGCTCGAGTATTGATTTTCAAGGAAATGATTTCAAGGCACTTGTTTACGAGTATATGCCGAACGGGAACTTGGACAAGTGGTTGCATCCAAGTTCGGAAATATATGTCGAGCCAACTGAACAATGGAGCCTGAGCTTTCTCCAAAGAATAAACATTGCCATAGACGTAGGAAGCGCACTGGATTATCTTCACCATGGCTGCCAAAAGCCAGTCATTCATTGTGATCAAAAGCCAAGCAACATTCTTCTTGACAATGAGATGGTTGCTCATATTGGAGATTTTGGGCTAGCAAAGTTCCTCTCTCAGCTCAGTGGTCCAATTCACAGCAGTTCAGTGGGAGTGAGAGGCACAATTGGTTATGCAGCACCAGGTAATTAATGCATGGTTGCCCTCTCACCTCCTCGTACATTCTTAATTTAGCTTCAACATTCAATTTCTAACTGTTGttttccatttttcttttcataattgTAGAATATGGGCTAGGAAGTGATCCATCAACAAGCGGAGATGTTTATAGCTATGGGATACTGTTATTGGAGATGATGA
This region of Manihot esculenta cultivar AM560-2 chromosome 10, M.esculenta_v8, whole genome shotgun sequence genomic DNA includes:
- the LOC110625240 gene encoding 60S ribosomal protein L13-1, which produces MVKHNNVVPNGHFKKHWQNYVKTWFNQPARKTRRRIARQKKAVKIFPRPTAGPLRPIVHGQTLKYNMKLRAGRGFSLEELKAAGIPKKLAPTIGIAVDHRRRNRSLESLQANVQRLKTYKAKLVVFPRRARKFKAGDSAPEELGTATQVQGEFMPIVREKPSVELVKVTDEMKSFKAYDKLRIERMNKRHAGARMKKAAEAEKEEKK
- the LOC110625242 gene encoding probable LRR receptor-like serine/threonine-protein kinase At3g47570, with amino-acid sequence MLSLETTPSNIDAVTTGGGNETDHLALLEFKAKIVHDPQNVMRSWNDSAHFCNWQGVVCGLKHRRVTILNLEDKGLVGSLSPYIGNMSFLRQIRLRNNSLQGKIPAEVGRLFRLQAFDLYYNHVEGKIPWNLSLCSNLRLLFLENNKLEGQIPTELANLRKLWVLDLGVNYLTGGLPPSIANMSLLEMLAVPNNFLTGSIPDVLGQLSHLSTIGLALNNFSGIIPPCMYNISSIKIFSVAFNSLHGSVPSDIGILLPHLQWFGLGYNYFSGSIPLSISNASELQVLTLTRNNFNGEVLVQFGLLKQLRILFLAGNNFNGGLQFIASMANCSSLIYLDLSHSQFTGALPNSVANLSSNLRFLAIADNRISGSLPLGLFDLVNLPRIILQRNQITGAIPTEIGKLQKLQELFLDRNRLSGKIPSSIGNLSFLINLQLDTNMLEGNIPSSLGNCRNLLRLGLSRNNLTGFIPKQLFPIASMLISISLFQNHLVGPLPLEIGNLFNLNELNISQNMLSGEIPSNLGQCRSLEFLFMENNNFQGAIPMSLESLKGLRQFDLSNNNMSGPIPKYLGKLALEYLNFSFNNLEGEVPTEGVFANMSSISLEGNKMVCGGIQELRLPRCSFEVSKKRKLRQVIQVAVITIPCILGVLILSASLCCWFKRQKRMQSPSSLELKSFPKLSYQKILKATDGFSTANLLGAGSFGSVYKGTLEEDGVIIAVKVLNPQRRGAAKSFKAECKVLQNIRHRNLVRTITSCSSIDFQGNDFKALVYEYMPNGNLDKWLHPSSEIYVEPTEQWSLSFLQRINIAIDVGSALDYLHHGCQKPVIHCDQKPSNILLDNEMVAHIGDFGLAKFLSQLSGPIHSSSVGVRGTIGYAAPEYGLGSDPSTSGDVYSYGILLLEMMTSKKPTDNIFVEGLNLDDFARMALADHAVEILDPILLQEDEEEEARLNRNEGPTQVRNGQKIECLIRMMKVGIGCSMESPQDRMAISDAVNELQSIRKYYMGARAGLSTQARS